A single region of the Candidatus Methylomirabilota bacterium genome encodes:
- a CDS encoding branched-chain amino acid ABC transporter permease, with product FMVMYAPGGIASLIMMNVRVASFGRLKELWVSYLALAATALVTLVGAAAMIEMVYHLQLNTALGPELKFMGATLDAKGLNSWFGAGFVMLTGIGLFELARRHFVRQWGEIQEYIEKEIKRRETL from the coding sequence TTCATGGTGATGTACGCGCCGGGCGGCATCGCCAGCCTGATCATGATGAACGTGCGCGTGGCCTCCTTCGGCCGGCTGAAGGAGCTGTGGGTCAGCTACCTGGCACTCGCGGCCACGGCACTGGTCACGCTGGTGGGCGCCGCCGCCATGATCGAAATGGTTTACCACCTGCAACTCAACACCGCGCTCGGCCCCGAGCTGAAGTTCATGGGCGCGACGCTGGACGCCAAGGGCTTGAACAGCTGGTTCGGTGCCGGTTTCGTGATGCTCACCGGCATCGGCCTGTTCGAGCTCGCGCGGCGCCACTTCGTGAGGCAATGGGGCGAGATCCAGGAATACATCGAGAAAGAGATCAAGCGGAGGGAGACCCTGTGA
- a CDS encoding ABC transporter ATP-binding protein: protein MSSAVALELKDLRKSFGKTEIIRGCSLQVKQGERVAVIGPNGAGKSTLFNVISGLYAPSAGRVKFEGADITGLPPEVINRRGLAKTFQITNIFPEISVFENVRVARQSRAAVSGRLGSLWRLPDVERPVRELLAAFGLDGRRQARAQHLSHGEQRYLEICLALATEPTLLLLDEPTAGMTPGETKEATALIRRIAQARGLTVLLIEHDMSVVMGVSDRIAVLHFGEKIAEGTPEAIRSDRRVIDAYLGGADD from the coding sequence GTGAGCAGCGCCGTGGCCCTCGAACTCAAGGATCTCCGAAAGAGCTTCGGCAAGACCGAGATCATCCGCGGCTGCAGCCTGCAGGTGAAGCAGGGCGAGCGCGTCGCCGTGATCGGCCCCAACGGCGCCGGCAAGTCGACGCTGTTCAACGTCATCTCCGGCCTCTACGCGCCCAGCGCGGGGCGCGTCAAGTTCGAGGGCGCCGACATCACGGGGCTCCCGCCCGAGGTCATCAACCGGCGCGGGCTCGCCAAGACCTTCCAGATCACCAACATCTTTCCCGAGATCTCGGTCTTCGAGAACGTCCGCGTCGCCCGTCAGTCCCGCGCGGCCGTCTCCGGCCGTCTCGGCTCCCTCTGGCGCCTGCCCGACGTCGAGCGACCGGTCAGGGAGCTGCTGGCGGCCTTCGGCCTCGACGGGCGCCGCCAGGCGCGGGCTCAGCACCTCTCCCACGGCGAGCAGCGCTACCTCGAGATCTGCCTGGCCCTGGCCACGGAGCCGACGCTCCTGCTGCTCGACGAGCCCACGGCGGGTATGACGCCCGGCGAGACGAAGGAGGCGACCGCGCTCATCCGGAGGATCGCTCAGGCGCGGGGGCTCACCGTGCTGCTCATCGAGCACGACATGAGCGTCGTGATGGGCGTCTCCGACCGGATCGCGGTGCTCCATTTCGGTGAGAAGATCGCCGAGGGCACGCCCGAGGCCATCCGGAGCGACCGGCGGGTGATCGACGCCTACCTCGGAGGCGCCGACGACTGA